One Streptomyces coeruleorubidus DNA segment encodes these proteins:
- a CDS encoding alpha-N-arabinofuranosidase, protein MQKARFTLDPAFTVGEVNPRLFGSFVEHLGRCVYTGVFEPDHPTADDKGLRQDVLNLVRELGVTAVRYPGGNFVSGYKWEDSVGPAEERPRRLDLAWHSTESNRFGLSEYIDFLRKIGPQAEPMMAVNLGTRGVAEALELQEYANHTEGTALSDLRAAHGDKDPFGIKLWCLGNEMDGPWQTGHKTAEEYGRVAAETARAMRQMDPGVELVACGSSSQSMPTFAEWEATVLKETYDLVDYISLHAYYWPENGDIDSFLASAVDMESFIDNVVATADHVGAKLKSKKRINLSFDEWNVWYLPEWESHAKTFEQDDWPEAPRLLEDNYSVTDAVVFGSLLIALLRHADRVTVACLAQLVNVIAPIMTEPGGPAWRQTTFFPFAQASKYGRGQVLDVRVDSPTYETKKFGETDLLHATAVRAEDGTVTVFAVNRSRTEALPLDVALNGLDLTRVVEHSVLADADPDARNTLDDPERVAPHPADGTALQDGTLSTVLEPLSWNVIRLA, encoded by the coding sequence ATGCAAAAGGCCCGCTTCACCCTCGACCCCGCTTTCACAGTCGGCGAAGTAAACCCCCGCCTCTTCGGCAGCTTCGTGGAACACCTCGGCCGCTGCGTCTACACCGGCGTCTTCGAACCCGACCACCCCACAGCCGACGACAAGGGCCTCCGCCAGGACGTCCTGAACCTCGTCCGCGAACTCGGCGTCACCGCAGTTCGCTACCCCGGCGGAAACTTCGTCTCCGGCTACAAGTGGGAGGACTCGGTCGGCCCGGCCGAAGAACGCCCCCGCCGCCTCGACCTCGCCTGGCACTCGACGGAGTCAAACCGCTTCGGCCTTTCCGAGTACATCGACTTCCTCCGCAAGATCGGCCCCCAGGCCGAACCCATGATGGCCGTCAACCTCGGCACCCGAGGCGTCGCCGAAGCCCTCGAACTCCAGGAGTACGCCAACCACACCGAGGGCACCGCCCTGTCGGACCTCCGCGCCGCCCACGGCGACAAGGACCCCTTCGGCATCAAACTGTGGTGCCTCGGCAACGAGATGGACGGCCCCTGGCAGACCGGCCACAAGACCGCCGAGGAGTACGGCCGGGTCGCCGCCGAGACGGCCCGGGCCATGCGCCAGATGGACCCCGGCGTCGAACTCGTCGCCTGCGGTTCCTCCAGCCAGTCCATGCCGACGTTCGCCGAGTGGGAGGCGACCGTCCTCAAGGAGACGTACGACCTCGTCGACTACATCTCCCTGCACGCCTACTACTGGCCCGAGAACGGCGACATCGACTCCTTCCTGGCCTCCGCCGTCGACATGGAGTCCTTCATCGACAACGTCGTCGCCACCGCCGACCACGTGGGCGCGAAGCTCAAGTCGAAGAAGCGGATCAACCTCTCCTTCGACGAGTGGAACGTCTGGTACCTGCCCGAGTGGGAATCGCACGCGAAGACCTTCGAGCAGGACGACTGGCCCGAGGCCCCCCGCCTCCTGGAGGACAACTACAGCGTCACCGACGCCGTCGTCTTCGGCTCGCTGCTCATCGCCCTGCTCCGGCACGCCGACCGCGTCACGGTCGCCTGCCTCGCCCAGCTCGTCAACGTCATCGCGCCGATCATGACCGAGCCGGGCGGCCCGGCCTGGCGGCAGACCACGTTCTTCCCGTTCGCGCAGGCGAGCAAGTACGGCCGCGGCCAGGTCCTCGACGTCCGCGTGGACTCACCGACGTACGAGACGAAGAAGTTCGGTGAGACGGACCTGCTGCACGCCACCGCCGTACGCGCCGAGGACGGCACGGTCACGGTCTTCGCGGTGAACCGCAGCCGCACCGAGGCCCTCCCGCTCGACGTAGCCCTGAACGGCCTCGACCTCACCCGGGTCGTCGAGCACAGCGTCCTCGCGGACGCCGACCCCGACGCCCGCAACACCCTCGACGACCCCGAGCGGGTCGCCCCGCACCCGGCCGACGGCACGGCTCTCCAGGACGGCACGCTGAGCACCGTCCTGGAGCCGCTGTCCTGGAACGTGATCCGGCTGGCGTAA
- a CDS encoding carbohydrate ABC transporter permease, with product MTATQIRVRDPKARKPWTPSQIVLTLLGVAVSVVFMAPLAWALFTSLKSETEAVAVPTHWLPKDWTTQAWKAIFETGNITNWFVNSVVVSVCVTAVVLLVSSLAGYGFARTEFRGKKPLMGLVMAGLMISPAVLGVPLFTTVQQMGMVDTYWGMILPQCAPAAMVYILYKFFQGIPRELEEAAFIDGAGRWRVFFTIVLPLSRPSLAAVGIFTFIASWNNFLWPYMVTNNPDLMTMPNGIATVMNSYGIQWAQLMAGGLMAGLPLIIVFVFFQRQIVAGVAHTGLAGQ from the coding sequence ATGACCGCCACGCAGATCCGCGTCAGGGACCCGAAGGCCCGCAAGCCCTGGACCCCCAGTCAGATCGTCCTCACCCTGCTCGGCGTCGCCGTCTCCGTGGTGTTCATGGCGCCGCTCGCCTGGGCCCTGTTCACCTCCCTCAAGTCCGAGACCGAGGCCGTCGCGGTGCCGACGCACTGGCTGCCCAAGGACTGGACCACCCAGGCCTGGAAGGCCATCTTCGAAACCGGCAACATCACCAACTGGTTCGTGAACTCCGTCGTCGTCTCCGTCTGCGTCACGGCCGTCGTCCTGCTGGTCAGCTCCCTCGCCGGATACGGCTTCGCCCGCACCGAGTTCCGCGGCAAGAAGCCCCTGATGGGCCTGGTCATGGCAGGCCTGATGATCTCGCCCGCCGTACTCGGCGTGCCGCTGTTCACCACCGTCCAGCAGATGGGCATGGTCGACACCTACTGGGGCATGATCCTGCCGCAGTGCGCACCCGCCGCGATGGTCTACATCCTCTACAAGTTCTTCCAGGGCATCCCGCGCGAACTGGAGGAGGCCGCCTTCATCGACGGCGCGGGCCGCTGGCGCGTCTTCTTCACCATCGTCCTCCCGCTCTCCCGCCCCTCCCTCGCCGCGGTCGGCATCTTCACGTTCATCGCCTCGTGGAACAACTTCCTCTGGCCGTACATGGTGACCAACAACCCCGACCTGATGACCATGCCGAACGGCATCGCGACCGTCATGAACTCCTACGGCATCCAGTGGGCCCAGCTCATGGCCGGCGGCCTGATGGCGGGCCTGCCCCTGATCATCGTCTTCGTCTTCTTCCAGAGGCAGATAGTGGCGGGCGTGGCCCATACGGGCTTGGCCGGGCAATAA
- a CDS encoding carbohydrate ABC transporter permease — protein sequence MTTSAQTVFAPARAKTAAGTATVRRKQGFQHGGWFVAPFLTLFALFVIWPLLRGAYLSFTNANISGEGTSFVGLDNYREALKDPLMWDTLGHSAYFTLLVVPCITVLAFFLAMLAHHIERGKWLWRLCFFAPFLLPSTVAANLWQWLFNPGTGMINHVFGLETPWLSDKSYAMLAVVICTLWWTVGFSFLLYLAALQGIPDHLYEAAKLDGANAWHRMVHITLPMLRNITGLVVALQILASLQVFDQAVVMMDFTPGPEESTRTIVQYALEEGFTSYRVGYASAISIIFFVIIASVAVARMWLLRKREEGVR from the coding sequence ATGACCACCAGCGCTCAGACCGTCTTCGCACCGGCACGCGCGAAGACCGCCGCCGGCACCGCCACCGTCCGCCGCAAGCAGGGCTTCCAGCACGGCGGCTGGTTCGTCGCCCCGTTCCTCACCCTGTTCGCGCTCTTCGTGATCTGGCCGCTGCTGCGCGGCGCCTACCTCAGCTTCACCAACGCCAACATCTCGGGCGAGGGCACGAGCTTCGTCGGCCTCGACAACTACCGCGAGGCCCTCAAGGACCCGCTGATGTGGGACACGCTGGGCCACAGCGCCTACTTCACGCTCCTGGTCGTGCCCTGCATCACGGTCCTCGCCTTCTTCCTCGCGATGCTCGCCCACCACATCGAGCGCGGCAAGTGGCTGTGGCGGCTGTGCTTCTTCGCCCCGTTCCTGCTGCCGTCGACCGTGGCCGCCAACCTGTGGCAGTGGCTGTTCAACCCCGGCACCGGAATGATCAACCACGTCTTCGGCCTCGAGACGCCGTGGCTGTCCGACAAGTCCTACGCGATGCTCGCGGTGGTCATCTGCACGCTCTGGTGGACGGTCGGCTTCAGCTTCCTGCTCTACCTCGCCGCGCTCCAGGGCATCCCCGACCACCTCTACGAGGCCGCCAAGCTGGACGGCGCGAACGCCTGGCACCGCATGGTCCACATCACCCTGCCGATGCTGCGCAACATCACCGGCCTCGTCGTCGCCCTCCAGATCCTCGCCTCGCTCCAGGTCTTCGACCAGGCCGTCGTGATGATGGACTTCACTCCGGGCCCCGAGGAATCGACCCGCACCATCGTCCAGTACGCCCTCGAAGAGGGCTTCACCAGCTACCGCGTGGGCTACGCCTCCGCGATCTCCATCATCTTCTTCGTGATCATCGCGTCCGTCGCCGTCGCGCGGATGTGGCTGCTGCGCAAGCGTGAGGAGGGCGTGCGATGA
- a CDS encoding extracellular solute-binding protein produces the protein MGRPGLNRRQLLAGLGGISVASSFGFAALGTGADALASDADTRVRYWNLFSGGDGYNMIAMLNSFRKDHPDIAVKDSTLQWGSPFYTKLAMAAAGNRAPDLGVMHMGRVTGFSPGRLLDAWDVDLLAKYGVRKQDFNPQLWNRGVIDGKLYAVPLDSHVQLCFYRKDVLKKAGLLGDDGRMVPVTSTDEWFDVLREAKKATKRGLQTIGIWNSDQNFQWWFFVAFYTQLGGTWFNDADTEVTFDTDKATQVLEFLRRHITEGYALPRFGGPASAEQFVNGSPFVWEGNWSVPVYDTAKIDYGATPLPPVFGKPATHAESHAFVLPHQSDRGGPANEGAHQLAAYIIRHAQQWALGGHIPAYRPVLSTDAYKKMSPQNEYVSAMDHQATEPKVWFAGSTGILAQRVGPVVVSSTMGSAKPDTAARRMKSELTRLLASKNPMDGETAAQGGAVA, from the coding sequence ATGGGACGACCTGGCCTGAATCGCAGGCAGCTTCTCGCAGGGCTCGGCGGGATCTCCGTCGCGAGCAGCTTCGGCTTCGCCGCGCTCGGCACCGGAGCCGACGCACTCGCCTCGGACGCCGACACGCGCGTGCGGTACTGGAACCTCTTCAGCGGCGGCGACGGCTACAACATGATCGCGATGCTGAACTCCTTCCGTAAGGACCATCCGGACATCGCGGTGAAGGACTCCACCCTCCAGTGGGGCAGCCCCTTCTACACCAAGCTCGCCATGGCGGCCGCGGGCAACCGCGCCCCCGACCTCGGCGTCATGCACATGGGCCGGGTGACCGGGTTCTCGCCCGGCCGTCTCCTGGACGCCTGGGACGTCGACCTGCTCGCCAAGTACGGCGTACGAAAGCAGGACTTCAACCCCCAGCTGTGGAACCGCGGCGTCATCGACGGCAAGCTCTACGCCGTCCCGCTCGACAGCCACGTCCAGCTCTGCTTCTACCGCAAGGACGTGCTGAAGAAGGCGGGGCTGCTCGGCGACGACGGCCGGATGGTGCCCGTGACGTCGACCGACGAGTGGTTCGACGTGCTCAGGGAGGCCAAGAAGGCCACCAAGAGGGGCCTCCAGACCATCGGCATATGGAACAGCGACCAGAACTTCCAGTGGTGGTTCTTCGTAGCCTTCTACACCCAGCTCGGCGGCACCTGGTTCAACGACGCCGACACCGAGGTCACCTTCGACACCGACAAGGCCACCCAGGTCCTGGAGTTCCTGCGCCGGCACATCACCGAGGGGTACGCCCTCCCGAGGTTCGGGGGCCCCGCGAGCGCCGAACAGTTCGTCAACGGCTCCCCCTTCGTCTGGGAGGGCAACTGGTCGGTGCCGGTCTACGACACCGCGAAGATCGACTACGGCGCGACCCCGCTGCCGCCCGTCTTCGGCAAGCCCGCCACCCACGCCGAGTCGCACGCCTTCGTCCTGCCGCACCAGTCCGACCGCGGCGGCCCCGCCAACGAGGGAGCCCACCAACTCGCCGCCTACATCATCAGGCACGCCCAGCAGTGGGCGCTCGGCGGCCACATCCCCGCCTACCGGCCGGTGCTGTCCACGGACGCGTACAAGAAGATGAGCCCGCAGAACGAGTACGTCTCGGCCATGGACCACCAGGCCACCGAACCGAAGGTGTGGTTCGCCGGCTCCACCGGCATCCTCGCCCAGCGCGTCGGCCCCGTCGTCGTCTCCTCCACGATGGGCTCCGCCAAGCCGGACACCGCCGCCCGCCGGATGAAGAGCGAGCTCACCAGGCTGCTCGCGTCGAAGAACCCCATGGACGGCGAGACCGCCGCGCAGGGAGGTGCGGTCGCATGA
- a CDS encoding toxin-antitoxin system, toxin component family protein, with the protein MDIAGARMKAARVTAALRRSRRGSAMRGLAADLAAAVRAREQVPADVRSLCRALCEEMSARRGGRPVELRFERFPDEIEVTGLCVEFQDFDLVIVEERAEAVQQLVILGHELWHLHAGHDHHHAAGTAAARALDREPGWKSVALTVAARDGSRERDEAAADEFGHRLAAVFRAFADGAVPDDPDAALDPVRRSMGYRGRGGGMR; encoded by the coding sequence ATGGACATCGCGGGCGCGCGGATGAAGGCGGCCCGAGTCACCGCCGCGCTCAGGCGGTCCAGGAGGGGCTCCGCCATGCGCGGCCTGGCCGCCGATCTCGCCGCCGCGGTCCGGGCGAGGGAGCAAGTACCGGCCGACGTACGGTCGTTGTGCCGGGCGCTGTGCGAGGAGATGAGCGCGCGGCGGGGCGGGCGTCCCGTCGAGCTGCGCTTCGAGCGGTTCCCCGACGAGATCGAAGTGACCGGACTGTGCGTGGAGTTCCAGGACTTCGACCTGGTCATCGTCGAGGAGCGGGCCGAGGCGGTGCAGCAGCTGGTCATCCTCGGGCATGAGTTGTGGCATCTGCACGCGGGGCACGACCACCACCATGCCGCCGGTACGGCGGCGGCCCGGGCCCTGGACCGCGAGCCCGGATGGAAGTCCGTGGCGCTGACCGTGGCGGCCCGGGACGGCTCGCGCGAGCGGGACGAGGCGGCGGCCGACGAGTTCGGGCACCGGCTGGCGGCCGTGTTCCGCGCCTTCGCGGACGGCGCCGTCCCGGACGATCCGGATGCCGCGCTCGATCCGGTGCGGCGGTCGATGGGCTACCGCGGACGCGGAGGCGGCATGCGATGA
- a CDS encoding MAB_1171c family putative transporter: protein MTHARDVLDGYSVSFWLPIGALTIALVIKLPSLVRMWRDPMLRAVGGLLLFACAVFVFATPSVIGWTNRVTGVPNIAAPLVYSLLTALCASWLLLIVAWRNGLSDRSASTRRAARWVVFAYAGVVVALWVLFWLADVPVERRRDLDTYYATTPFMREEILLYLLAHTVACSVTARLIWNWVRTDGLDAWLRWGLRFLGVGYATNLLFDVAKLTAVIARLTGHDLDWLSTYLAPSAACLSATMVAIGFIIPHGGQYLHERWRIRLAHWQLRPLYLLLRTVNGGGAPFTPRATGELRLIRRETYIRDVLLQLSRHLDEDLRERSYDAALGLGFEPGRAKALAAAVTILDAVAARERAPQTDSAASPSGPDTAYLLQEIQAVALALRHRDHIEAVRSRAAAPGRENARA, encoded by the coding sequence ATGACCCACGCACGGGACGTCCTGGACGGCTACTCCGTCTCCTTCTGGCTGCCGATCGGGGCGCTGACCATCGCCCTGGTCATCAAGCTGCCCAGCCTGGTGAGGATGTGGCGGGACCCGATGCTGCGGGCCGTCGGCGGGCTGCTGCTGTTCGCCTGTGCCGTGTTCGTCTTCGCGACCCCGTCGGTCATCGGCTGGACCAACCGCGTCACCGGCGTGCCGAACATCGCGGCACCCCTGGTGTACTCGCTGCTCACCGCGCTGTGCGCGTCCTGGCTGCTGCTGATCGTCGCCTGGCGCAACGGCCTGTCCGACCGCTCGGCCTCGACGCGCCGCGCCGCCCGGTGGGTCGTCTTCGCCTACGCGGGTGTGGTCGTCGCCCTGTGGGTGCTGTTCTGGCTCGCGGACGTCCCCGTCGAACGCCGCCGGGACCTGGACACGTACTACGCCACCACGCCCTTCATGCGCGAGGAGATCCTGCTCTACCTGCTCGCGCACACCGTGGCCTGCTCGGTCACGGCCCGGCTGATCTGGAACTGGGTCCGCACCGACGGCCTCGACGCCTGGCTGCGCTGGGGCCTGCGCTTCCTGGGCGTCGGCTACGCGACGAACCTGCTCTTCGACGTCGCCAAACTCACCGCCGTCATCGCCCGGTTGACGGGGCACGACCTGGACTGGCTGAGCACCTACCTGGCACCCTCGGCCGCCTGCCTGTCGGCCACCATGGTCGCGATCGGCTTCATCATCCCGCACGGCGGCCAGTACCTGCACGAGCGCTGGCGCATCCGGCTCGCCCACTGGCAGCTGCGCCCCCTGTACCTGCTGCTGCGGACCGTGAACGGCGGCGGTGCCCCCTTCACCCCGCGCGCCACCGGCGAACTGCGCCTGATCCGCCGCGAGACGTACATCCGCGACGTGCTCCTCCAGCTCTCCCGGCACCTCGACGAAGACCTGCGGGAGCGCTCCTACGACGCCGCCCTGGGCCTCGGGTTCGAGCCCGGCCGGGCCAAGGCCCTGGCCGCCGCCGTCACGATCCTGGACGCCGTCGCCGCGCGGGAGCGGGCCCCGCAGACCGACAGCGCCGCCTCCCCGTCCGGCCCCGACACCGCCTACCTGCTCCAGGAGATCCAGGCCGTGGCCCTGGCCCTGCGTCACCGCGACCACATCGAGGCGGTACGCTCACGCGCGGCCGCCCCCGGGAGAGAGAACGCCCGCGCATGA
- a CDS encoding pyridine nucleotide-disulfide oxidoreductase, producing the protein MTDRPTPARTAVVLGGSHSGMLAARALADVADRVVVVERDTLPASPGPRKGLPQARHAHMLWSGGARAMEELLPGITGVLEAAGANRLPVTTDIVALGTRGWFRRWAESHHVILAGRDLLDATVRARVRADRRIEVVERAEAVGLTGTDAAVTGVRIRPHAGPERTLAADLVVDASGRGSQAARWLTALGLPLAERREVDAGLAYASRLYLAPAAARDGFPIVNVQPDRREGGPGRAGFLLPIEEGRWIVTLCGTRGGRPSPANDDFVRFAREELRHPVIGELLERADPLSDVAFTRTTVNRRHFYERMPVWPRNFAVLGDALAAFNPIYGHGLAVAAQSALLLRDTVRRHGWDAPGLSRLIQKAVSRPVGAAWDLAIGQDVFYTGATEQGPTLRDRLVTAYVDRLMYTATGNGRIARRVTDVTSLERGAGVLLTPSVMVAAAVGPLRPALSGPPLTAEERKAAGLA; encoded by the coding sequence ATGACTGACCGTCCCACCCCCGCCAGAACCGCCGTCGTCCTGGGGGGATCCCACTCCGGCATGCTCGCGGCCCGCGCCCTGGCCGACGTCGCCGACCGGGTCGTCGTCGTGGAGCGCGACACGCTGCCCGCCTCCCCCGGCCCCCGCAAGGGACTGCCGCAGGCCCGGCACGCGCACATGCTCTGGTCGGGCGGTGCGCGGGCCATGGAGGAACTGCTGCCGGGGATCACCGGGGTGCTCGAGGCGGCCGGGGCGAACCGGCTGCCGGTCACGACGGACATCGTCGCCCTCGGGACGCGCGGCTGGTTCCGGCGCTGGGCCGAGTCCCACCACGTGATCCTCGCCGGCCGGGACCTGCTGGACGCGACGGTCCGCGCCCGGGTCCGGGCCGACCGGCGGATCGAGGTCGTCGAGCGGGCCGAGGCGGTGGGCCTGACCGGCACGGACGCGGCCGTCACGGGCGTGCGGATCCGGCCCCACGCCGGCCCCGAGCGGACCCTCGCCGCAGACCTGGTCGTCGACGCCTCGGGCCGCGGCTCCCAGGCCGCCCGGTGGCTGACCGCCCTCGGCCTGCCCCTGGCGGAGCGACGCGAGGTCGACGCGGGCCTGGCGTACGCCAGCCGCCTCTACCTCGCCCCCGCCGCGGCCCGCGACGGCTTCCCCATCGTCAACGTCCAGCCCGACCGGCGCGAGGGCGGGCCCGGCCGGGCGGGCTTCCTGCTGCCCATCGAGGAAGGCCGCTGGATCGTCACCCTGTGCGGCACCCGGGGCGGCCGGCCGTCCCCGGCGAACGACGACTTCGTCCGCTTCGCCCGCGAGGAACTGCGGCACCCCGTCATCGGCGAGCTGCTCGAACGGGCCGATCCGCTGTCCGACGTGGCGTTCACCCGCACCACCGTCAACCGCCGGCACTTCTACGAGCGGATGCCGGTGTGGCCCCGGAACTTCGCCGTCCTCGGCGACGCCCTCGCCGCGTTCAATCCGATCTACGGGCACGGCCTGGCCGTCGCCGCGCAGAGTGCCCTGCTCCTGCGGGACACGGTACGGCGGCACGGCTGGGATGCTCCCGGGCTGTCCCGGCTGATCCAGAAGGCGGTGTCCCGCCCGGTCGGCGCGGCCTGGGACCTGGCGATAGGGCAGGACGTCTTCTACACGGGCGCGACGGAGCAGGGCCCCACACTGCGGGACCGGCTCGTGACCGCGTACGTCGACCGGCTGATGTACACGGCGACGGGCAACGGCCGCATCGCCCGCCGGGTGACGGACGTGACGTCGCTGGAACGGGGGGCGGGGGTGTTGCTGACGCCTTCGGTGATGGTGGCGGCGGCGGTGGGGCCGTTGCGACCGGCGTTGAGCGGGCCACCGCTGACGGCTGAGGAACGGAAGGCCGCCGGACTGGCCTAG
- a CDS encoding SMP-30/gluconolactonase/LRE family protein: MTTTPYEVAVRAEAELGEGPTWDAAAGRLLWIDILGCRVHTYDPATGRRTVRRTEQHVGAVKPRAGGGLVLNLRDGVGLLDPSGSGFRWLHREPVPGRRANDAAVAPDGSLWAGTMRYDEAPGGGTLSRITGDGSVEVVLDDVAVSNGTGWSPDGRLMYYIDSPTRRVDVFDYADGRLSGRRTLAEIEDGAGFPDGLAVDADGCVWVALWQGAAVRRYTPEGRLDRVIELPVPLVTACAFGGAGLSDLYITTARTGLTEPPALAGSVFVVPEAGKGVAQPAFAG; the protein is encoded by the coding sequence ATGACGACGACGCCGTACGAGGTCGCCGTACGGGCCGAGGCCGAGCTCGGCGAGGGGCCGACCTGGGACGCGGCGGCCGGCCGGCTCCTCTGGATCGACATCCTCGGCTGCCGGGTGCACACCTACGACCCGGCCACCGGGCGCCGCACCGTCCGCCGGACGGAACAGCACGTGGGTGCCGTCAAGCCGCGCGCCGGCGGGGGACTGGTGCTGAACCTGCGCGACGGGGTCGGCCTCCTCGACCCCTCCGGCAGTGGCTTCCGCTGGCTGCACCGCGAGCCCGTGCCCGGCCGCCGCGCCAACGACGCCGCCGTCGCGCCGGACGGCTCGCTGTGGGCCGGCACCATGCGCTACGACGAGGCGCCCGGGGGCGGCACGCTGTCCCGGATCACCGGTGACGGCTCGGTCGAGGTGGTCCTCGACGACGTGGCGGTGAGCAACGGCACGGGATGGAGTCCCGACGGTCGGCTCATGTACTACATCGACTCTCCGACCCGGCGGGTCGACGTCTTCGACTACGCGGACGGGCGGCTGTCCGGGCGGCGGACCCTCGCCGAGATCGAGGACGGCGCGGGGTTTCCCGACGGGCTGGCCGTGGACGCCGACGGATGTGTGTGGGTGGCGCTGTGGCAGGGGGCGGCGGTGCGCAGGTATACGCCGGAGGGGCGGCTGGATCGGGTGATCGAGTTGCCGGTGCCGCTGGTTACGGCGTGTGCGTTCGGTGGGGCCGGGTTGAGTGATCTGTACATCACGACGGCTCGGACGGGGCTGACGGAGCCGCCGGCGTTGGCGGGGTCGGTGTTCGTGGTGCCGGAGGCGGGGAAGGGCGTGGCGCAACCCGCGTTTGCAGGCTGA
- a CDS encoding IclR family transcriptional regulator: protein MGRLVPAVTRALDILELFLDGDGTLSAPDIVRKLQLPRTTVHELVTTLAARKYIVPVPGQPGRYRLGVRPYQLGARYAEQLDLAAEGQLVARSVAETCDETVHVAILEDTDVIYIAKVDSTHAVRMVSAAGRRLPAHCTSVGKMLLASLPDHELAARIPDGAELVAMTPNSITDPAALRETLAEIRERGVAVENRESNPDVSCVAAPVRDRTGQVVAALSISVPMIRWSEERRAELEQLAAKGAAELSEHLGHRSLA from the coding sequence GTGGGACGCCTCGTACCAGCCGTGACCCGGGCTCTCGACATTCTCGAGCTCTTTCTCGACGGGGACGGGACGCTCTCCGCCCCCGACATCGTGCGCAAGCTCCAGCTGCCGCGCACGACCGTGCACGAGCTGGTGACCACGCTCGCCGCCCGGAAGTACATCGTCCCCGTGCCCGGCCAGCCCGGACGCTACCGGCTCGGCGTACGCCCGTACCAGCTCGGCGCCCGCTACGCCGAGCAGCTCGACCTCGCCGCCGAAGGGCAGCTGGTCGCCCGGTCCGTCGCCGAGACCTGCGACGAGACGGTGCACGTGGCGATCCTCGAGGACACGGACGTCATCTACATCGCCAAGGTCGACTCCACGCACGCCGTGCGGATGGTGTCGGCGGCCGGGCGCAGGCTGCCCGCCCACTGCACGTCCGTCGGCAAGATGCTGCTGGCCTCCCTTCCCGACCACGAGCTCGCCGCGCGGATCCCCGACGGCGCCGAGCTGGTCGCGATGACCCCCAACAGCATCACCGACCCGGCCGCCCTGCGCGAGACCCTGGCCGAGATCCGTGAGCGGGGCGTCGCGGTCGAGAACCGCGAGTCCAACCCGGACGTGAGCTGCGTGGCCGCACCGGTCCGCGACCGCACCGGCCAGGTCGTCGCCGCACTGTCGATCTCCGTGCCCATGATCCGCTGGAGCGAGGAGCGCCGCGCCGAGCTGGAGCAGCTCGCCGCGAAGGGCGCCGCCGAGCTCTCCGAGCACCTCGGCCACCGGAGCCTGGCATGA